The segment AGCGCCCGCCGCGGACGCACGGCGGGGTCGGGAGCGCGGCCCCCGACCCCGTCCGTCGTGTCGCTCGTCGGCGGCAAGGCCTTACTTGCCGTGCTTCGCCAGGTAGGAGGCGACGCCCTTGGCGTTGGGGCTCATGGCCTCCTCGCCCTTGTGCCAGCCCGCGGGGCAGACCTCGCCGTGCTTCTCGAGGTGCTGCAGGGCGTCGACCATGCGCAGCGTCTCGTCGATGTTGCGGCCGAGGCCCAGGTTGTTGACCACCAGGTGCTGGATGACGCCGCCCTTGTCGATCAGGAAGGTGCCGCGCAGGGCGATGCTGTCGTTGAGCAGGACGCCGTAGTCGCGGCTGATCTGCTTGGTGAGGTCGGCGACCAGCGGGTACTGGACCTGGCCGATGCCACCCTGGTCGACGGGCGTGTTCTTCCACGCGAGGTGGCTGAACTGGCTGTCGATCGACACGCCGATGACCTGAACGTCGCGCGCCGCGAACTCCTTGAGCTTGCGGTTGAACTCGATGATCTCGGTCGGGCAGACGAAGGTGAAGTCGAGCGGGTAGAAGAACAGCACCACGTACTTGCCGCGGTAGTCGCTGAGCCTGAAGCCGTCCTTGACGCTGTTGTCGGGCATGACGGCGGTGGCGGCGAAATCGGGGGCCTGCTGGCCGATGAACTGGGACATGGACCCTCCTGGGTGAGCCGTTCCGG is part of the bacterium genome and harbors:
- a CDS encoding peroxiredoxin, whose product is MSQFIGQQAPDFAATAVMPDNSVKDGFRLSDYRGKYVVLFFYPLDFTFVCPTEIIEFNRKLKEFAARDVQVIGVSIDSQFSHLAWKNTPVDQGGIGQVQYPLVADLTKQISRDYGVLLNDSIALRGTFLIDKGGVIQHLVVNNLGLGRNIDETLRMVDALQHLEKHGEVCPAGWHKGEEAMSPNAKGVASYLAKHGK